A stretch of the Pan paniscus chromosome 2, NHGRI_mPanPan1-v2.0_pri, whole genome shotgun sequence genome encodes the following:
- the TIMP4 gene encoding metalloproteinase inhibitor 4 has translation MPGSPRPAPSWVLLLRLLALLRPLGLGEACSCAPAHPQQHICHSALVIRAKISSEKVVPASADPADTEKMLRYEIKQIKMFKGFEKVKDVQYIYTPFDSSLCGVKLEANSQKQYLLTGQVLSDGKVFIHLCNYIEPWEDLSLVQRESLNHHYHLNCGCQITTCYTVPCTISAPNECLWTDWLLERKLYGYQAQHYVCMKHVDGTCSWYRGHLPLRKEFVDIVQP, from the exons ATGCCTGGGAGCCCTCGGCCCGCGCCAAGCTGGGTGCTTTTGCTGCGGCTGCTGGCGTTGCTGCGGCCCCTGGGGCTGGGTGAGGCATGCAGCTGCGCCCCGGCGCACCCTCAGCAGCACATCTGCCACTCGGCACTTG TGATTCGGGCCAAAATCTCCAGTGAGAAGGTAGTTCCTGCCAGTGCAGACCCTGCTGACACTGAAAAAATGCTCCGGTATGAAATCAAACAGATAAAG ATGTTCAAAGGGTTTGAGAAAGTCAAGGATGTTCAGTATATCTATACGCCTTTTGACTCTTCCCTCTGTGGTGTGAAACTAGAAGCCAACAGCCAGAAGCAGTATCTCTTGACTG GTCAGGTCCTCAGTGATGGAAAAGTCTTCATTCATCTGTGCAACTACATCGAGCCCTGGGAGGACCTGTCCTTGGTGCAGAGGGAAAGTCTGAATCATCACTACCATCTGAACTGTGGCTGCCAA ATCACCACCTGCTACACAGTACCCTGTACCATCTCGGCCCCTAACGAGTGCCTCTGGACAGACTGGCTGTTGGAGCGAAAGCTCTATGGTTACCAGGCTCAGCATTATGTCTGTATGAAGCATGTTGACGGCACCTGCAGCTGGTACCGGGGCCACCTGCCTCTCAGGAAGGAGTTTGTTGACATCGTTCAGCCCTAG